One segment of Panicum virgatum strain AP13 chromosome 1K, P.virgatum_v5, whole genome shotgun sequence DNA contains the following:
- the LOC120712874 gene encoding uncharacterized protein LOC120712874 — MEFTSSYFHAFGNPDFAAVFSGGSGGGSAQAHRPRRSTEGGSARAAEDGRSPSSARRAPSMFCVPDTEAEEPNQFLDECTLCRKALCGDIFMYRGDTPFCSDECRREQIEMDRVRHRRKKQHALLAAQQAAAAMAQREHRPQRQLQPQH; from the exons atGGAGTTCACGTCGTCCTACTTCCACGCGTTCGGCAACCCGGACTTCGCGGCGGTGTtctccggcggcagcggcggcggcagcgcgcaggCCCACCGGCCGCGGCGCTCCACGGAGGGCGGCAGCGCcagggcggcggaggacggccgGAGCCCCTCGtccgcgcggcgcgcgccgtCCATGTTCTGCGTCCCCGACACGGAGGCCGAGGAGCCGAACCAATTCCTGGACGAGTGCACCCTCTGCCGCAAGGCGCTCTGCGGCGACATCTTCATGTACAG AGGGGACACGCCGTTCTGCAGCGACGAGTGCAGGAGGGAGCAGATCGAGATGGACCGCGTGAGGCACCGGAGGAAGAAGCAGCACGCCCTCCTGGCggcgcagcaggcggcggcggcgatggcgcagCGGGAACACCGCCCCCAGCGGCAGCTCCAGCCACAGCACTAG